Proteins from a genomic interval of Lolium perenne isolate Kyuss_39 chromosome 1, Kyuss_2.0, whole genome shotgun sequence:
- the LOC127294095 gene encoding transcription factor IIIB 60 kDa subunit — protein MVYCTHCADDCPFIKDPDKGYICCGTCGKVLDQDIYTDQPEFIKDASGTSRMSGNILNSIESGSSLSHERTLMKGRDEIWQIVTSLHVGGGETIIDMAHKFYTLAVDNNFTRGRRTTHVAAACLYIACRQSKKAYLLIDFSDYLKISVYVLGAVFLQLCQVLLLAEHPIVQKLIDPSLFIHRFTERLLGKRDNAVSDTALRIVASMKRDWMQTGRKPSGLCGAALYIAALSHGYNYTKSNIVAVVHVCEATLTKRLIEFENTESGSLTIEDFLAKADEEEPVLEFSPKSGEVLCKHKDKGVENFAHGLCEKCYNKFTKLSGGLEGGADPPAFQRAEKLRLEAAKKAEEAAAMNAETVCEIEISDAEHNIMSPMKNSVEDKSSTVSSEDIAKNHVASEDAEVGGENGKADADPENFSDIDDVEVDGYLHNEEETQYKKIIWEEMNKEYLEEQAAKEALAAELAARGVGVGEGQQKKRRRNEDTKTPAETPAEATYNMLKRKGLGSKINVDAVGGLYNTKDEDSEANEKGDMGFDGEYAHDTGDGETFEGDYADYNKDGYADGGDAGPDNDFEELDFEEFDF, from the exons ATGGTCTACTGTACTCATTGTGCTGATGATTGCCCATTCATAAAGGATCCTGACAAAGGATATAT ATGTTGTGGGACGTGCGGGAAGGTTCTTGATCAGGATATTTACACTGATCAGCCTGAATTTATCAAGGATGCTTCAGGGACG AGCCGGATGTCTGGAAACATTCTCAACAGCATCGAGAGTGGAAGTTCCCTATCCCACGAAAGAACTTTAATGAAAG GGAGAGACGAGATTTGGCAGATTGTCACTAGCTTACATGTTGGTGGTGGAGAAACTATCATCGATATGGCTCATAAATTTTATACG CTAGCCGTTGACAATAATTTTACAAGGGGCCGTCGAACAACTCATGTTGCAGCTGCTTGTCTTTACATTGCCTGCCG GCAAAGTAAAAAAGCTTATCTTCTTATTGATTTCTCTGACTATTTGAAGATAAGTGT TTATGTCCTAGGCGCTGTTTTTCTGCAGCTTTGCCAAGTTTTGCTACTCGCAGAACATCCAATTGTTCAGAAGCTCATAGATCCCAGCCTTTTCATCCATCGTTTTACAGAAC GTTTACTTGGGAAAAGGGATAATGCTGTCTCAGACACAGCTTTACGCATTGTAGCTAGCATGAAACGAGACTGGATGCAG ACTGGGAGGAAGCCAAGTGGATTATGTGGTGCAGCATTATATATCGCTGCACTTTCGCATGGGTATAACTATACCAAGTCAAATATT GTTGCTGTCGTGCATGTATGTGAGGCAACGCTAACTAAGCGCTTGATCGAGTTCGAAAATACAGAATCTGGTAGCTTGACG ATTGAAGATTTTTTGGCAAAGGCTGATGAAGAAGAACCTGTTTTAGAATTTTCACCCAAATCTGGAGAAGTCCTCTGCAAGCATAAGGATAAAGGTGTCGAGAATTTTGCTCATGGACTTTGTGAGAAATGCTACAACAAA TTTACTAAACTATCGGGTGGACTGGAAGGTGGTGCTGACCCTCCAGCTTTCCAACGAGCTGAGAAACTAAGACTGGAAGCTGCTAAAAAGGCTGAGGAAGCTGCTGCGATGAACGCAGAGACAGTTTGTGAGATAGAAATTTCTGATGCTGAACATAACATCATGAGCCCTATGAAG AATTCAGTTGAAGATAAATCTTCCACAGTTAGTTCTGAGGACATTGCAAAGAATCATGTAGCTTCAGAAGATGCTGAAGTCGGAG GTGAAAACGGCAAAGCTGATGCTGATCCAGAAAATTTTTCTGATATTGATGATGTGGAG GTTGATGGGTATCTTCATAATGAAGAGGAGACACAGTACAAAAAGATAATTTGGGAGGAAATGAACAAAGAATACCTAGAG GAACAAGCTGCAAAGGAAGCTTTAGCAGCTGAATTAGCAGCTAGAGGTGTGGGCGTCGGAGAGGGACAGCAGAAG AAACGGAGACGCAATGAAGACACAAAGACACCTGCTGAAACACCAGCAGAAGCGACATACAATATGTTAAAACGAAAG GGGCTTGGCTCAAAAATCAACGTTGATGCAGTTGGTGGATTGTACAAT ACTAAAGATGAAGATAGCGAGGCAAATGAGAAAGGAGACATGGGCTTTGATGGGGAATACGCACATGACACTGGTGACGGTGAAACCTTTGAAGGTGACTATGCTGATTACAACAAGGATGGCTACGCTGATGGTGGTGATGCTGGACCTGACAACGATTTTGAGGAGCTTGATTTCGAGGAGTTTGATTTCTAA